Within the Cryomorphaceae bacterium genome, the region GCGCATGCCCGTTACGACGCTACCAACCGAACATACCGTTATTTTGTGCACAACAGTAAAAATCCATTTTTGCGCGAAACATCGCTCTTTATGCTCAGAACACCCGATTTCGACGCGATGAACGAAGCTGCGAAGCTGATGACAGGTAGCCATGACTTTACTTCGTTTGCGCGTTTGCACTCCGACGTCAAGAACCATATGTGCGAAGTTCGCTCGGCCCGCTGGGAACAGTGCGGAGAAAGCCAGTGGTACTTTGAGATTTCGGCCAATCGTTTTTTGCGCAATATGGTTCGTGCTGTGGTAGGCACCCTGCTCAAAACAGGAAGAGGTAAAGAGCCTCTTGGTCATATAGAAACGGTGATGCAGGGCAAAAACCGCGGACTTGCAGGTGCATCAGCTCCCGCACACGGACTGTTTCTTCATTCG harbors:
- the truA gene encoding tRNA pseudouridine(38-40) synthase TruA, with protein sequence MRRYFLEIAFKGTRFCGWQRQPHDASVQQEVERAITTILRTETTCMGCGRTDTGVHANQFFLHFDTQQELDAHQFVYRLNGVLHEDVAVKRCIPVSQEAHARYDATNRTYRYFVHNSKNPFLRETSLFMLRTPDFDAMNEAAKLMTGSHDFTSFARLHSDVKNHMCEVRSARWEQCGESQWYFEISANRFLRNMVRAVVGTLLKTGRGKEPLGHIETVMQGKNRGLAGASAPAHGLFLHSVQYPYIT